A region of the Hyperolius riggenbachi isolate aHypRig1 chromosome 9, aHypRig1.pri, whole genome shotgun sequence genome:
gggtggagcctacaaaagtgaatcaaacttcacctgttgcttttcaaggggaatatttaattgctaccattcttgaactgttaatggcacaggcctcaaacatggtacagttggttattgggtgactggggttcaaattcagaaaagggggtggagccacacacagccaatcagatttgtttcatttcaatgctgattattgataccaaagaccgcaaagctcacaaacttggtcattgagtgtttgtgtgttagggttagaaaacgtaggcggagccaacaccagccaaatacatacccgggcaacgccgggcaatcagctagttattaaataaaaatacgtttttttagagacttcagtgtctctttaagggaagtGGGATTAGCGCATGTTATTAGAGAAGTGGTGATGTCAGGGAGGCCATGCAGACTACTTATCAAGTAACCTAACAACCCCAGAGCATTTTCTACATTTAGGGGCTGCCGAATAAATAGCCAGGCAGAGGTATCCCCGGTATACACAGCTAGGCACGGGTGTGCACCGTATAGGCagcagccattactcacctcccctgcTCCATGGTTGATCAGCAAGGGAAGAAGACATATGACATATTTATCCCCCCTCCTACCGGATGCACGCAATCGCATCGGGAGTGCTAAAGGCGGGCAGTGTTAATCCTACGCAGCGTCAGGctgtaggcagccacaagtgcagcgcaGGATTTGTACTCAGCGGTCCCCATGAAGATGAAACCCCACGAAAAATGGAACACAACTTTCAGCTGCAAACACAAATGGACATTACCTGTACAGCTACTTGCAAATGTTCACCTTGCTCCGGCATCTCGAGCCCGTCTTCCTTGTCTTTGTTGTCTAGTCCATCTTTTTTGTGTATAGTAGACACTGACCTTCTGGGCTCCACTTCATCCACCGTGAACTCCAGCAGTCGAAAATACCATACAGTATTTGCGTACACCTCCGCAGCCCCAGCACCCGACCTTTTCAGAGCCATGACTTTGTTCAAGTGACGTCTGTGACCTGCGAGCAAGCTCTGAATTTTCCTTTTCACCGTCTTCACTGTGGCGGCAGGATGAACAGTGCGGTAAAAATCTACAAGCTCTTCATAAGCCCTATTCGACATTTCCCTGTCGGAATGCTCTGGAGAGCTGTATTTCCACAGGCACGGGTGGCGACGGTATAGCGCTATGAAATTTGTGATGAATTCACGCTTCCCCTGCTTTGCATCCATGTCCACTGTTGAGAAAAAAGATAATATAGTCAATAAAAACAATACAGTCAAATATCATAAATACACATGATAATGATACAGTCAAAGAGCATAACAACAGATGATGCTGCTAGCACGCACTGGCATTCATAGCAAtaatgcacttaaagagaacctgaactgaaaataagaagtcaaaataaccatacttacctcccgtgtaatctactgctcaatctctttctcctatcctttgtcctgtttgtccactgtgatcaatggaattctccatcctccatttttaaaatggccattaccccataacagcatcctggtcagcacactgttaaactgtaatatcacccacttgagccatagggaaacattgacatcaccttgcacattcagttgtaactgacaactgctgatatataactgacagcaactggtatatatcagttctgacaaaatattgtcagaactggaagggatcactgtaagaagaaaatggtgagcttctgagaggaacttacGGTGTGGTtactatg
Encoded here:
- the LOC137532360 gene encoding uncharacterized protein; its protein translation is MDAKQGKREFITNFIALYRRHPCLWKYSSPEHSDREMSNRAYEELVDFYRTVHPAATVKTVKRKIQSLLAGHRRHLNKVMALKRSGAGAAEVYANTVWYFRLLEFTVDEVEPRRSVSTIHKKDGLDNKDKEDGLEMPEQGEHLQVAVQEETCLAWEPEQVTSTPSTSSRPTTSMPVVPDYRASSREWTDDVSPEKEQAMARAMQLLQREDDQFDLFWKKRGS